The following are encoded in a window of Ricinus communis isolate WT05 ecotype wild-type chromosome 4, ASM1957865v1, whole genome shotgun sequence genomic DNA:
- the LOC8289668 gene encoding uncharacterized protein LOC8289668: MHRSASWTRTDDYFMHSSPKAPPGLRISSSNEANELPEYDPILGMAKKEKSHIKFSENAIHIIPFVLLLCGFILWFFSNPDVNVGNKPDSIASSIEGLTIEGDIDTDSDGTQTGFLPIDSGDMEAPKQIRNHHESTKKFANRF, encoded by the exons atgcaTCGATCGGCAAGCTGGACCAGGACTGATGACTACTTCATGCACTCATCGCCAAAGGCGCCTCCAGGGCTTAGAATATCATCTTCAAACGAAGCGAATGAGCTACCCGAGTATGACCCAATTTTGGGAATGGCAAAGAAGGAGAAATCGCATATTAAGTTTTCTGAGAACGCTATTCATATTATTCCCTTTGTGCTGCTTCTCTGTGGCTTTATTTTATGGTTCTTTTCCAATCCAG ATGTAAATGTAGGAAATAAACCTGATTCCATAGCTTCAAGTATTGAAGGATTGACAATCGAAGGAGATATTGATACGGACAGTGATGGCACTCAAACAGGATTTTTACCAATTGATTCTGGTGACATGGAAGCTCCtaaacaaataagaaatcatCACGAAAGTACCAAGAAATTTGCCAACAGATTTTAA
- the LOC8289667 gene encoding GTP-binding protein YPTM2 has product MNPEYDYLFKLLLIGDSGVGKSCLLLRFADDSYLDSYISTIGVDFKIRTVEQDGKTIKLQIWDTAGQERFRTITSSYYRGAHGIIIVYDVTDQESFNNVKQWLNEIDRYASENVNKLLVGNKSDLTANKVVSYETAKAFADEIGIPFMETSAKNATNVEQAFMAMAADIKNRMASQPAANNARPPTVQIRGQPVNQKSGCCSS; this is encoded by the exons ATGAATCCTGAGTA CGACTATCTGTTTAAGCTTTTGCTGATTGGGGATTCTGGAGTTGGCAAATCATGTCTTCTTCTGAGGTTTGCG GATGATTCATATCTTGACAGTTACATTAGCACAATTGGAGTTGACTTT AAAATTCGGACTGTGGAGCAAGATGGAAAGACCATTAAACTTCAAATT TGGGATACTGCAGGACAAGAACGGTTTAGGACAATCACTAGTAGCTACTACCGTGGGGCACATGGCATTATA ATAGTTTATGATGTGACAGACCAAGAGAGTTTTAACAATGTTAAGCAATGGTTGAATGAAATTGATCGTTATGCGAGCGAAAATGTAAACAAGCTTTTGGTTGGGAACAAGTCTGACCTCACTGCTAACAAAGTTGTTTCTTATGAAACAGCAAAG GCATTTGCGGATGAAATTGGCATTCCATTCATGGAGACAAGTGCCAAAAACGCTACTAACGTGGAACAAGCTTTTATGGCCATGGCTGCTGACATCAAGAACAG GATGGCAAGCCAACCAGCAGCAAACAATGCAAGGCCACCAACTGTGCAGATACGTGGACAACCTGTTAACCAGAAGTCTGGCTGCTGCTCTTCTTAG
- the LOC8289666 gene encoding probable transcription factor At5g61620 — protein MVKELAARKCSHCGHNGHNSRTCSGKGGGCLKLFGVKIIEKQEKPIKRSVSLGNLDSLPDTGDADHHDHADDGYMSDGYIDSKRCKAAHKRKKGKPWTEEEHRIFLEGLDKLGKGDWRGISKNFVTTRTPTQVASHAQKYFLRQSAADKKKRRSSLFDMTLRESVLASQPQELSIFPASTSSQATTSSALPLKKTTEVQSNVITRAQVINKFPHLFLDNPVPMANPSVVPIAVSSYAGIPYMLGFPSNRQSYLAGKNIQAAPFLHMVNYNCSGLGYPFTSKSPGSFTTCAPIPTHPSGIPTPRSFPVNYLQEGPSNSSSS, from the exons ATGGTGAAGGAACTTGCAGCTAGAAAGTGTTCTCATTGTGGGCACAATGGCCATAATTCTAGGACTTGCAGTGGAAAGGGTGGAGGCTGTTTAAAGTTGTTCGGGGtaaaaataattgagaaacaagaaaaaccCATTAAAAGAAGTGTTAGTTTGGGCAATCTAGATTCTTTACCAGACACAGGCGATGCTGATCACCATGATCATGCTGATGATGGGTACATGTCGGATGGGTATATCGATTCCAAGAGATGCAAGGCAGcacataaaaggaaaaagg GGAAGCCCTGGACTGAAGAGGAGCATAGAATCTTTTTGGAAGGATTAGACAAGCTTGGGAAAGGTGACTGGAGAGGAATTTCTAAGAATTTTGTGACCACCAGGACCCCAACCCAGGTCGCTAGTCATGCACAAAAGTATTTCCTGAGACAATCTGCAGCTGATAAGAAGAAACGTAGATCAAGTCTCTTTGATATGACCCTGAGAGAATCT GTATTAGCATCACAGCCACAGGAACTTTCTATTTTCCCTGCTAGCACTTCATCACAG GCTACCACCTCTTCAGCTTTGCCATTGAAGAAGACTACTGAAGTCCAATCAAAT GTTATTACCCGAGCTCAGGTTATTAACAAATTCCCTCATCTTTTCTTGGATAATCCCGTTCCCATGGCTAATCCTTCAGTTGTACCTATTGCTGTTTCAAGTTATGCTGGGATTCCATATATG CTAGGATTCCCTAGCAACAGGCAGAGCTATCTGGCTGGTAAAAACATACAAGCTGCACCATTCCTTCATATGGTGAACTACAATTGTTCGGGGCTAGGCTATCCTTTTACATCCAAGAGCCCTGGAAGTTTTACTACTTGTGCACCTATTCCTACTCACCCTTCTGGTATTCCTACACCAAGATCATTTCCCGTAAACTATTTGCAAGAGGGTCCATCAAATTCATCATCAAGTTAA
- the LOC8289665 gene encoding polycomb group protein EMBRYONIC FLOWER 2, protein MPGIPLVARETSSYTRNTDQMCREDGRLHLSEEEEMAAEESLSAYCKPVELYNILQRRAIRNPSFLQRCLNYKIQAKHKRRIQVTISLFGALNGGVLSHSLFPLYILLARAVSDFGVSEYSAVYRFHRACVLTNFAGVEGSAQAQANFVLPEINKLDLEAKSGSLAIVFVSFAGAQSSMHDVDLTKGHLENVGGCCLLGTLPLESLCMSWEKSPNLSLGQRVEVTSQVDMKSCFLKLICLNEDKCLSVQIPCSVETVNTSQHLQVNISAEEVGAKEKSPYQSYTCSDMSSSSLSHIIRLRAGNVIFNYRYYNNKLQKTEVTEDFSCPFCLVKCVSFKGLRYHLPSSHDLFNFEFWVTEEFQAVNISVKTDIWRSEIVADGVDPKQQTFFFCSKKPRHKRRKKLVHNAKHVHPFIHESISRIGASGILDKADGGKDLPSGSISAAACAEHVPSSFDVVGVSGAYPDPDSVQSGSGNNFAPPAMLQFAKTRKLSIERSDLRNRTLLHKRQFFHSHRAQPMEIEQVLSDRDSEDEVDDDVADFEDRRMLDDFVDVTKDEKQMMHLWNSFVRKQRVLADGHIPWACDAFSRLHGHDLVRAPALLWCWRLFMIKLWNHGLLDARTMNSCNITLEQHQKQDLDPLKS, encoded by the exons ATGCCGGGCATCCCTTTAGTGGCTCGCGAAACTTCATC ATATACAAGAAACACGGATCAAATGTGCCGCGAAGATGGTAGATTGCATTTatccgaagaagaagaaatggcaGCTGAAGAGAGTCTTTCTGCTTATTGCAAACCTGTTGAACTCTACAACATCCTCCAGCGTCGCGCCATTCGAAAT CCATCATTTCTCCAAAGATGTTTGAACTACAAAATACAGGCAAAGCACAAAAGGAG AATACAAGTAACGATTTCTCTCTTTGGGGCTCTGAATGGAGGTGTACTTTCTCATAGTCTGTTTCCTTTGTACATTTTATTGGCAAGAGCAGTTTCTGACTTTGGGGTTTCAGAG TATTCTGCAGTATATCGCTTTCACCGAGCGTGTGTTTTGACAAACTTCGCTGGAGTTGAGGGGAGTGCTCAAGCTCAAGCAAATTTTGTTCTACCTGAGATTAATAAGTTAGATTTGGAGGCCAAATCTGGCTCACTTGCTATCGTGTTTGTTAGCTTTG CTGGAGCCCAAAGTTCTATGCATGATGTTGATTTAACCAAGGGTCATTTGG AAAATGTTGGAGGATGCTGCCTATTGGGCACTTTGCCGCTGGAATCACTTTGTATGTCATGGGAGAAGTCGCCAAACTTGAGTTTGGGACAAAGAGTGGAGGTGACATCACAGGTTGACATGAAATCATGCTTCTTGAAG CTAATCTGTTTGAATGAGGACAAATGTCTTTCAGTTCAAATTCCATGTAGTGTGGAAACTGTG AATACATCACAACACCTTCAAGTCAACATTTCTGCAGAAGAGGTTGGGGCTAAAGAAAAATCTCCATATCAATCATACACATGCAGTGACATGTCTTCTTCATCTCTATCTCATATTATTAG GCTGAGGGCTGGAAATGTAATTTTCAACTATAGGTATTACAATAATAAGTTGCAAAAGACTGAAG TAACTGAAGATTTTTCTTGCCCATTCTGCTTGGTAAAATGTGTGAGCTTTAAG GGTCTCAGATATCATTTGCCTTCATCACACGATCTCTTCAACTTTGAATTTTGG GTTACCGAAGAATTTCAAGCTGTAAATATATCAGTGAAGACTGATATCTGGAGATCTGAG ATTGTTGCTGATGGCGTTGATCCAAAGCAGCAAACGTTCTTCTTTTG CTCAAAGAAACCAAGGCACAAAAGACGCAAGAAACTTGTTCATAATGCAAAGCATGTACATCCATTCATTCATGAGTCGATCTCCCGCATTGGTGCCTCTGGTATTCTGGATAAGGCTGATG GTGGGAAGGATTTGCCTAGTGGCAGCATTAGTGCTGCAGCATGTGCCGAACATGTTCCTTCCAGCTTTGATGTTGTTGGGGTTTCAGGTGCATATCCGGATCCTGACTCTGTTCAATCAGGATCTGGAAATAATTTTGCACCTCCTGCCATGCTGCAATTTGCCAAGACAAGAAAATTATCTATAGAACGGTCTGATCTGAGGAA cCGTACACTCCTTCACAAACGACAGTTTTTTCACTCACATAGAGCTCAG CCAATGGAAATTGAGCAAGTATTGTCAGATCGGGATAGCGAGGATGAAGTTGATGATGACGTTGCAGATTTTGAAGATAGAAGG ATGCTTGATGATTTTGTGGATGTTACTAAAGATGAGAAACAAATGATGCACTTGTGGAACTCCTTTGTCAGGAAGCAGCG GGTGCTGGCAGATGGGCATATCCCTTGGGCATGCGACGCATTCTCAAGATTACATGGGCATGATCTTGTCCGAGCTCCAGCCCTGCTTTg GTGTTGGAGATTATTTATGATCAAGTTATGGAATCATGGTCTTCTGGATGCACGTACCATGAACAGTTGTAATATTACTCTTGAGCAACACCAAAAGCAGGATCTAGATCCTCTCAAAAGCTAG